The following are encoded in a window of Callithrix jacchus isolate 240 chromosome 9, calJac240_pri, whole genome shotgun sequence genomic DNA:
- the YAF2 gene encoding YY1-associated factor 2 isoform X7 produces MMTYLFIRKPRPVSQLVAQQVTQQFVPPTQSKKEKKDKVEKEKSEKETTSKKNSHKKTRPRLKNVDRSSAQHLEVTVGDLTVIITDFKEKTKSPPASSAASADQHSQSGSSSDNTERGMSRSSSPRGEASSLNGESH; encoded by the exons GAAACCTCGACCTGTCTCCCAGTTGGTTGCACAGCAGGTTACGCAGCAGTTTGTGCCTCCTACACagtcaaagaaagagaaaaaagataaagtagaaaaagaaaaaagtgaaaaggaaacaACTAGCAAAAAGAATAGCCATAAGAAAACCAG gcCAAGATTGAAAAATGTGGATCGGAGTAGTGCTCAGCATTTGGAAGTGACCGTTGGAGATCTGACAGTCATTATTACAGACTTTAAGGAGAAAACAAAGTCACCACCTGCATCTAGTGCTGCTTCTGCAGATCAACACAGTCAAAGTGGCTCTAGTTCTGataacacagagaggggaatgtCCAGGTCATCTTCACCTAGAGGAGAAGCCTCATCATTGAATGGAGAATctcattaa